The Tardiphaga alba genome includes a window with the following:
- the kdpB gene encoding potassium-transporting ATPase subunit KdpB, whose amino-acid sequence METLKLQKRAPTSALLDPRIVLPAISASFTKLDPRVMVKNPVMFVVEIVAALTTVIFIKNVMTGGEDLSFTFQIIMWLWFTVLFANFAEAVAEGRGKAQAETLKKTRTESQAKLLTSSDAADRSYRMVAGTTLKVGDIVLVEAGDLIPSDGEVIEGVASVNEAAITGESAPVIRESGGDRSAVTGGTQVLSDWIRVRITAAQGSTFIDRMIKLVEGAERAKTPNEIALNILLLGLTIIFVFATVTIPSYAAYAGGTISVVVLVALFVTLIPTTIGALLSAIGIAGMDRLVRFNVLAMSGRAVEAAGDVDTLLLDKTGTITLGNRQATAFRPLRGVTEQELADAAQLASLADETPEGRSIVVLAKEKYGIRGRDMAELGATFVPFTAQTRMSGIDAADISVRKGAVDSILAYYGGSSGQVVSGNTVRATAPVSLFEGARELQAIADEIAKAGGTPLAVARNGKLLGVIHLKDIVKGGIRERFAELRQMGIRTIMITGDNPMTAAAIAAEAGVDDFLAQATPEDKLKLIRDEQAKGKLVAMCGDGTNDAPALAQADVGVAMNTGTQAAREAGNMVDLDSNPTKLIEVVEIGKQLLMTRGALTTFSIANDVAKYFAIIPALFIAFYPQLGALNIMGLASPQSAILSAIIFNAIIIIALIPLALRGVSYKPIGAGALLGRNLLIYGVGGLIVPFIGIKAIDLAVSALGLV is encoded by the coding sequence ATGGAAACCCTCAAACTGCAAAAGCGCGCGCCGACATCGGCTCTGCTCGATCCCAGGATCGTGTTGCCGGCGATCTCGGCGTCTTTCACAAAGCTCGATCCGCGAGTGATGGTGAAGAACCCCGTGATGTTCGTGGTCGAGATCGTGGCCGCGCTTACCACGGTGATCTTCATCAAGAATGTCATGACCGGTGGCGAAGACCTGTCCTTCACCTTCCAGATCATCATGTGGCTCTGGTTCACGGTGCTGTTCGCCAATTTCGCCGAAGCTGTCGCCGAAGGCCGCGGCAAGGCGCAGGCCGAAACGCTGAAGAAGACGCGGACCGAAAGCCAGGCCAAGCTGCTCACCAGCAGCGATGCGGCCGATCGCAGCTATCGCATGGTGGCGGGCACCACGCTGAAGGTCGGCGATATCGTGCTGGTCGAGGCCGGTGATCTCATTCCGTCGGATGGCGAGGTGATCGAGGGCGTTGCCTCGGTGAACGAAGCCGCTATCACCGGCGAATCGGCGCCGGTGATCCGGGAATCCGGTGGCGATCGCTCGGCGGTCACCGGCGGCACGCAGGTGCTGTCGGACTGGATCCGTGTCCGCATCACAGCGGCGCAGGGCTCGACCTTCATCGATCGCATGATCAAGCTCGTCGAAGGCGCCGAGCGCGCCAAGACGCCGAACGAGATCGCGCTCAACATCCTGCTGCTCGGCCTCACCATCATCTTCGTGTTCGCGACGGTGACGATCCCGAGCTATGCCGCCTATGCAGGCGGCACGATTTCTGTCGTGGTGCTGGTGGCGCTGTTCGTCACGCTGATCCCCACCACCATCGGCGCGCTGCTCTCGGCCATCGGTATTGCCGGCATGGATCGTCTGGTGCGCTTCAATGTGCTGGCGATGTCTGGCCGCGCGGTGGAAGCCGCCGGCGATGTCGATACGCTTCTGCTCGACAAAACCGGCACCATCACGCTCGGCAACCGCCAGGCGACGGCATTTCGTCCGCTGCGTGGCGTCACCGAACAGGAACTGGCCGATGCGGCGCAGCTTGCCTCGCTTGCGGATGAAACGCCGGAAGGGCGATCCATCGTCGTGCTGGCGAAGGAGAAATACGGCATTCGCGGCCGCGACATGGCCGAGCTTGGCGCAACCTTCGTGCCGTTCACCGCGCAAACGCGCATGAGCGGCATCGATGCGGCGGATATCTCGGTGCGCAAGGGCGCGGTGGATTCGATCCTCGCTTATTATGGCGGCAGCAGCGGGCAGGTGGTCTCGGGCAATACGGTGCGTGCGACGGCGCCGGTTAGCCTGTTCGAGGGCGCGCGCGAATTGCAGGCGATCGCCGACGAGATCGCCAAGGCTGGCGGCACGCCGCTTGCGGTGGCGCGCAATGGCAAGCTCTTGGGCGTCATCCACCTCAAGGATATCGTCAAGGGCGGCATCCGCGAACGCTTTGCCGAGCTGCGCCAGATGGGCATCCGCACCATCATGATCACCGGCGATAATCCGATGACGGCTGCGGCGATTGCGGCGGAAGCCGGCGTCGATGATTTCCTGGCGCAGGCGACACCGGAAGATAAACTCAAGCTGATCCGCGACGAGCAGGCCAAAGGAAAACTGGTGGCCATGTGCGGCGACGGCACCAATGATGCGCCGGCGCTGGCGCAAGCGGATGTGGGCGTTGCCATGAATACCGGCACCCAGGCAGCGCGCGAGGCTGGCAACATGGTGGATCTCGACAGCAATCCGACAAAACTGATCGAGGTGGTGGAGATCGGCAAGCAGCTGCTGATGACGCGCGGTGCGCTGACCACTTTCTCGATTGCGAACGACGTGGCCAAGTATTTCGCCATCATCCCAGCGCTGTTCATCGCCTTCTATCCGCAGCTCGGCGCGCTCAACATCATGGGCCTTGCCAGCCCGCAGAGCGCCATCCTGTCGGCCATCATCTTCAATGCGATCATCATCATCGCACTGATCCCGCTGGCTTTGCGCGGCGTGTCCTACAAGCCCATCGGCGCCGGTGCGCTGCTCGGCCGCAACCTGCTGATCTATGGCGTCGGCGGCCTCATCGTTCCGTTCATCGGCATCAAGGCAATCGACCTCGCGGTTTCCGCGCTCGGTCTGGTCTGA
- a CDS encoding K(+)-transporting ATPase subunit C — MLKEIRPAITVLVLLTAITGLAYPLAMTGIAGVLFPAQAEGSLIERDGKVIGSSLIGQEFKGDTYFHGRPSATTGADPQDATKTVPQPYNAANSMGSNLGPTSKALSDRIKEDVERLKAENASMPVPVDLVTTSGSGLDPNISPEGALFQVPRIAKARGLSEDRVKALVNEKTEGRLLGVLGEPRVNVLALNLALDAAGSK, encoded by the coding sequence ATGTTGAAAGAAATTCGCCCGGCTATCACCGTGCTGGTGCTGCTCACCGCCATCACGGGCCTCGCTTACCCGCTCGCGATGACCGGTATCGCCGGTGTCCTTTTCCCCGCACAGGCGGAAGGCAGCCTGATCGAACGGGATGGCAAGGTGATCGGCTCATCGCTGATCGGCCAGGAGTTCAAGGGTGACACCTATTTCCATGGCCGGCCCTCGGCGACCACGGGCGCCGATCCGCAGGATGCAACCAAGACCGTGCCGCAGCCCTATAACGCTGCGAATTCCATGGGCTCCAATCTCGGCCCGACCAGCAAGGCGTTGAGCGATCGCATCAAAGAGGATGTCGAGAGACTGAAAGCGGAGAATGCGTCGATGCCGGTCCCGGTGGATCTCGTCACGACGTCGGGCAGCGGCCTTGATCCGAACATCTCGCCGGAAGGCGCGCTGTTCCAGGTGCCGCGGATTGCCAAGGCGCGTGGGCTGTCAGAGGATCGCGTGAAGGCACTGGTGAATGAGAAGACTGAAGGCCGGCTGCTCGGTGTCTTGGGCGAACCGCGCGTTAACGTCCTCGCGCTGAATCTGGCGCTGGATGCGGCAGGCAGCAAGTAA